A part of Desulfobacter sp. genomic DNA contains:
- a CDS encoding ABC transporter permease has translation MKSFISGWSLIKLYTILVYVWMFTPIVAVVILAFNPQQFGSFPMEGVSFKWFVKLSHNSTILDAFKNSMVLGALTAVFSTAIGVPAAMAFIRYEFKGKEFLNTLLIAPIMIPEVVLGVALLLFIRWLQQPKSFAMLLIGHVVLTLPYVLLIVQARLVGIKRVYEEAALSLGAGPFQTFKEITFPLLAPAIFAGMLFSFTISFDDVTATLFWATAQNQTVPVKIFGMLRNSISPEINALGTVMIVLTVSTPLLAGYLTRRFARGAVEKK, from the coding sequence ATGAAATCATTTATCTCCGGGTGGTCGCTGATCAAGCTTTACACGATTCTTGTCTATGTCTGGATGTTCACCCCCATTGTGGCGGTGGTGATCCTGGCGTTCAACCCCCAGCAGTTCGGGTCCTTTCCCATGGAAGGGGTCAGCTTCAAATGGTTTGTCAAACTCTCCCACAATTCCACCATCCTGGATGCCTTTAAAAACTCCATGGTGCTGGGGGCCCTGACGGCGGTATTTTCAACGGCCATCGGGGTGCCGGCGGCCATGGCCTTTATCCGGTACGAGTTCAAAGGCAAAGAGTTTTTAAACACCCTGCTCATTGCGCCCATTATGATTCCCGAGGTGGTACTGGGGGTGGCGCTGCTGCTATTCATCCGCTGGCTCCAGCAGCCCAAGAGTTTTGCCATGCTGCTCATCGGCCATGTGGTCCTGACCCTGCCCTATGTGCTGCTCATTGTCCAGGCCCGGCTGGTGGGAATAAAAAGGGTGTATGAAGAAGCGGCGCTTTCCCTTGGGGCCGGCCCCTTTCAGACCTTCAAGGAGATCACCTTTCCCTTATTGGCCCCGGCCATCTTCGCCGGCATGCTTTTTTCGTTTACCATATCATTCGACGATGTCACCGCCACCCTGTTCTGGGCCACGGCCCAGAACCAGACCGTACCGGTGAAAATATTCGGTATGCTCAGAAATTCCATCAGTCCGGAAATCAATGCCCTGGGCACGGTAATGATCGTGCTCACCGTGTCCACCCCCTTGCTGGCGGGCTATCTGACCCGGCGGTTCGCCAGGGGGGCGGTGGAAAAGAAATAA
- a CDS encoding ABC transporter permease, with amino-acid sequence MQEKPWKPWLLLSPSLTAVFLLLVVPVCFVVVYSFWLRAPSGQDIPAFQMGNYAKFFADFFYPSVLLNTLRVALETVILCLVMGYVPAYFFYKTESRLKPYLMLLVMLPFWISFIIRTLSWINILGDSGLINHLLMKAGLITSPISLLYNEGAVIMGLLQYLLPFMILNIYVSLDGIDKSLAEAAKSLGCTEWQAFREVTLPLSLPGVSAGCLLVFVLTCGTYLPPMILGGPGNDMIANLIFKRVIGTLDWPFGSAISTILLLLLIIIVYTYNRYMGINQIFKTLSKG; translated from the coding sequence ATGCAGGAAAAACCGTGGAAACCCTGGCTTTTATTATCTCCTTCCCTGACAGCGGTATTTTTGCTCCTGGTGGTCCCGGTCTGTTTTGTGGTGGTGTACAGCTTCTGGCTGAGGGCCCCCAGCGGCCAGGATATCCCGGCCTTTCAAATGGGAAATTACGCTAAATTTTTTGCGGATTTTTTCTATCCCTCCGTTCTGTTAAATACCCTGAGGGTGGCCCTGGAAACCGTTATTCTCTGCCTGGTCATGGGATATGTCCCTGCCTATTTTTTTTATAAAACCGAATCCAGGCTCAAGCCCTATCTCATGCTCCTGGTCATGCTTCCTTTCTGGATCTCCTTTATCATCCGAACCTTAAGCTGGATCAATATCCTGGGGGACTCGGGGCTGATCAATCACCTGCTCATGAAAGCCGGCCTGATTACAAGCCCCATTTCCCTGCTCTACAATGAGGGGGCCGTGATCATGGGGCTGCTCCAATACCTTCTGCCCTTTATGATTTTAAATATCTACGTGAGCCTGGACGGCATTGACAAAAGTTTGGCCGAAGCGGCCAAAAGCCTGGGCTGTACAGAATGGCAGGCGTTCAGGGAGGTGACCCTGCCCTTAAGCCTGCCCGGGGTTTCCGCAGGCTGCCTCCTGGTCTTTGTACTGACCTGCGGCACCTATCTGCCCCCCATGATTTTAGGGGGGCCGGGCAACGATATGATTGCCAACCTGATTTTCAAGCGGGTCATCGGCACCCTGGACTGGCCCTTTGGATCGGCCATTTCCACCATTCTTTTGCTGCTGCTGATCATCATTGTCTATACCTATAACCGGTACATGGGCATCAACCAGATATTCAAAACCCTGAGCAAGGGATAA
- a CDS encoding sigma 54-interacting transcriptional regulator translates to MASDTCQYLEAIFSRSADGLLICDRRGRILKMNTAAERLNGIKAEEVLGKEVNTLVQEGQINRSATQEVLETRRQVSLVQTTPRSGYTLLVTGTPVFDDNHEIAFVVVNERDISLIEDMRRELAQVRQESERMKEELAELALMELRENRIVAQSASMKRTLHLSLKLARIDASNILIQGESGTGKGLLAKFIHKNGVRNDAPFIQINCAALPENLLEAELFGYSRGAFTGARESGKAGLFELASGGTLFLDEIGELSPGVQAKLLKYLDDHEVMPVGGTRAKIIDCTIIAATNRDLERRTRSKKFRLDLLHRLNAFTLDIPPLRERPEDILELTAHCLKQSNKRYKRRTHIGRKGYDALKSHTFPGNVRELINIIKEAVVMCDRRSLDEYLTNSLSPACPPVSSESGPSGESLPEKLSALEHDLVAGAAARCATTREAAGMLGVSQPTVVRKLKKYGIQMGE, encoded by the coding sequence ATGGCGTCTGATACCTGTCAATACCTTGAAGCCATTTTCAGCCGTTCCGCCGACGGTCTGCTTATCTGCGACAGGCGGGGCCGGATTTTGAAAATGAACACTGCGGCCGAACGCCTCAACGGGATAAAGGCTGAGGAGGTCCTGGGAAAGGAAGTCAATACCCTGGTGCAGGAAGGGCAGATCAACCGGTCCGCCACCCAGGAGGTCCTGGAAACCCGGAGGCAGGTCAGTCTGGTGCAGACCACCCCCAGGTCCGGCTACACCCTGCTTGTTACCGGCACCCCGGTGTTTGACGATAACCATGAGATCGCCTTTGTGGTGGTCAATGAGCGGGATATTTCCCTGATTGAGGATATGCGCAGGGAACTGGCCCAGGTCCGCCAGGAATCCGAACGGATGAAAGAAGAACTGGCAGAGCTGGCCCTGATGGAACTAAGGGAAAACCGGATTGTGGCCCAGAGCGCCTCCATGAAGCGCACCCTTCATCTGTCCCTGAAACTGGCCCGCATTGATGCATCCAATATCCTGATCCAGGGGGAATCGGGTACGGGAAAGGGGTTGCTGGCAAAGTTTATCCATAAAAACGGGGTGAGAAATGATGCTCCCTTTATCCAGATCAATTGTGCGGCATTGCCTGAAAACCTGCTGGAAGCCGAGTTGTTCGGGTACAGCCGCGGGGCATTTACCGGGGCCAGGGAGAGCGGCAAGGCCGGCCTGTTTGAACTGGCCTCCGGCGGCACCCTTTTTTTGGATGAAATCGGGGAATTATCTCCGGGGGTCCAGGCCAAACTGTTGAAGTATCTGGATGACCACGAGGTCATGCCCGTGGGCGGCACCCGGGCCAAAATCATAGACTGCACCATTATTGCCGCCACCAACAGGGATCTGGAACGGCGGACCCGGTCCAAAAAATTCCGCCTGGACCTGCTCCATCGCCTCAATGCCTTTACCCTGGATATTCCGCCCCTGAGGGAGCGGCCTGAGGATATCCTGGAGCTTACGGCCCACTGCCTGAAACAATCCAACAAACGGTATAAACGGCGTACCCACATCGGCCGCAAAGGTTATGACGCCCTGAAATCCCATACCTTCCCCGGCAATGTCCGGGAATTGATCAATATCATCAAAGAGGCCGTTGTCATGTGCGACCGCCGGAGTCTGGATGAGTACCTGACAAATTCCCTCAGCCCGGCCTGCCCCCCTGTATCATCGGAGAGCGGCCCATCAGGGGAGAGCCTGCCTGAAAAATTATCCGCATTGGAACATGACCTGGTCGCAGGGGCGGCGGCCAGGTGCGCCACCACCCGGGAAGCCGCCGGGATGCTGGGGGTCAGCCAGCCCACTGTTGTCCGGAAGCTGAAAAAGTACGGCATTCAGATGGGGGAATAA
- a CDS encoding amidohydrolase yields the protein MPDVPEYILYNAKLHTLDDRFPSATALAVSASRITAVGGDEEILAKASPDTVSLDLEGRRVLPGFWDTHFHFFDWAKNLDSLELAGLKNFDGLIAMIRERARERDPGAWILGQGFNESDWPENRIPSRRDLDLAAPDHPVCIWRCDCHLAVANSMALASAGIDKAFSPPEGAVIDRDGSGEPTGILKELAPNLVSSRVPALTEAEIMDNLTAATSRLHSLGLTAVHDIRLMGGEDGAESLSMLQQYHGAGRLKLRCFVSLPGERVDEACDLGLTTGFGDDSLRIGWVKFFADGGMGARTGWMTEPYLDAGCGMPLTPVEEIERGVKKADRAGLSCMVHAIGDRACREMIAMFSRVEAAGRSRCRLPHRLEHIQMILPEDLGKMAQLKRLAASCQPNNLSLDISMIDQCAGERGKYAYALRPILDTGLPFMLSSDAPVADPSPFAGIYSAVTRKRMDNTPAAGWYPEHRLTLAEAVSAYTLTPAQVSGCGSTLGSLSPGKFADLVVLDRDIFAIDPDELAETRVEMTMYNGEIVHGV from the coding sequence ATGCCTGATGTTCCGGAATATATACTCTACAATGCCAAACTCCACACATTGGATGACCGGTTTCCCTCTGCCACGGCCCTGGCCGTGAGCGCTTCCCGTATCACAGCCGTTGGCGGCGATGAAGAGATCCTTGCCAAGGCCTCACCGGATACCGTATCCCTTGATCTTGAAGGACGGCGGGTACTGCCCGGGTTCTGGGATACCCATTTCCATTTTTTCGACTGGGCCAAAAATCTTGACAGCCTTGAACTGGCGGGCCTTAAAAATTTTGACGGATTGATTGCCATGATCCGGGAACGGGCCCGGGAACGTGATCCGGGGGCATGGATCCTGGGCCAGGGGTTCAACGAATCGGATTGGCCGGAAAACCGGATACCCTCACGCCGGGATCTGGACCTTGCCGCGCCTGACCATCCGGTATGCATCTGGCGGTGTGACTGCCATCTGGCCGTGGCCAATTCCATGGCCCTGGCATCGGCGGGTATTGATAAGGCGTTTTCTCCGCCGGAAGGGGCAGTGATTGACCGGGACGGTTCAGGCGAGCCCACGGGTATTTTAAAGGAGCTTGCCCCCAACCTGGTCAGCAGCCGGGTGCCTGCGCTGACCGAAGCCGAGATCATGGACAATCTGACTGCGGCCACAAGCCGCCTCCACAGCCTGGGGCTCACTGCGGTACACGATATCCGGCTCATGGGCGGGGAGGACGGGGCCGAATCTCTGTCAATGCTCCAGCAATACCACGGGGCCGGGCGGCTCAAGCTGCGCTGCTTTGTCTCCCTGCCCGGAGAGCGTGTGGATGAGGCCTGTGATTTGGGGCTGACCACCGGATTCGGGGATGATTCCTTAAGGATCGGATGGGTGAAATTTTTTGCAGACGGCGGCATGGGGGCCCGTACCGGCTGGATGACCGAACCCTATCTGGATGCCGGGTGCGGGATGCCCCTGACCCCTGTGGAAGAGATCGAGCGGGGGGTGAAAAAGGCGGACCGTGCCGGGCTTTCCTGTATGGTCCACGCCATCGGCGACAGGGCCTGCAGGGAAATGATCGCCATGTTCAGCCGGGTGGAAGCGGCGGGCCGGAGCCGGTGCCGTCTCCCCCATCGCCTGGAGCATATTCAGATGATCCTGCCTGAGGACCTTGGAAAAATGGCCCAATTAAAGCGCCTGGCAGCTTCCTGCCAGCCCAATAACCTCAGCCTTGATATCTCCATGATTGACCAGTGTGCAGGGGAGCGGGGGAAATATGCCTATGCCCTGAGGCCGATTCTGGATACAGGGTTGCCTTTCATGCTCAGTTCCGATGCACCCGTGGCCGATCCCAGCCCCTTTGCCGGCATCTACTCGGCGGTGACCCGCAAGCGGATGGACAACACCCCGGCGGCGGGCTGGTATCCGGAACACCGGCTGACACTGGCTGAGGCGGTGAGCGCCTATACCCTGACCCCGGCCCAGGTCTCCGGCTGCGGCAGCACCCTGGGCTCCCTTTCCCCGGGCAAGTTTGCCGATCTGGTGGTGCTGGACAGGGATATCTTTGCCATTGACCCGGATGAACTGGCTGAGACCCGGGTGGAAATGACCATGTACAACGGGGAAATTGTCCATGGCGTCTGA
- a CDS encoding proline racemase family protein: MRFFQDGAGSIDSTLPFVTTIDSHTEGEATRLIVDGIGEPPGRTMMEKLAYFKAHHDHVRCLLTREPRGSREILAALVTENVTPDAAFGLIYMDARRYPYLCGHATIGAVVSLASTGFLNLDEGENRVLVDTPSGVMDARAEVEAGQVAGVAVNMVPSFVHAAGETVDVSGFGQVPLDIVCTGGFFAMVDSDRLGIPPVMENKARLVDLGMKIIDAANAQLSVVHPLNPDVNTVDVTEFYTSCSNGEYPWGRGVVVYGESHMDRSPCGTGTAAKMALLHHYKKIDMHQPYKNLSPLDTAFEAELVEKTNIGRTTAYVTRIKGRAWITGRHHFYLSPSDPFEKGYLI; this comes from the coding sequence ATGCGTTTTTTCCAGGATGGTGCAGGTTCAATTGATTCAACCCTTCCTTTTGTCACAACCATCGACTCCCATACCGAAGGTGAAGCCACCCGGCTCATTGTGGACGGTATCGGCGAACCGCCGGGCCGGACCATGATGGAGAAGCTGGCCTATTTTAAGGCACACCACGACCATGTCCGCTGTCTTCTGACCCGGGAACCCCGGGGATCAAGGGAAATCCTGGCGGCCCTGGTGACGGAGAATGTGACGCCGGATGCGGCATTCGGTTTGATTTACATGGATGCAAGACGGTATCCCTATCTTTGCGGGCACGCCACCATCGGTGCCGTGGTCAGCCTGGCCAGTACCGGATTTTTAAACCTGGATGAGGGCGAAAACCGGGTGCTTGTGGACACCCCTTCCGGTGTGATGGATGCCCGGGCCGAGGTTGAGGCCGGGCAGGTGGCGGGGGTGGCCGTCAATATGGTGCCTTCCTTTGTTCATGCCGCCGGTGAAACAGTGGATGTTTCAGGATTCGGGCAGGTTCCCCTGGATATTGTCTGCACCGGCGGGTTTTTTGCCATGGTGGACAGCGACCGCCTGGGCATCCCTCCGGTGATGGAAAACAAGGCCCGGCTGGTTGATCTGGGGATGAAGATTATTGATGCGGCCAATGCGCAGCTCTCTGTGGTCCATCCCCTGAATCCGGATGTGAATACGGTGGATGTCACGGAATTCTACACCTCCTGCAGCAATGGTGAATATCCCTGGGGCCGGGGGGTGGTGGTCTATGGTGAATCCCATATGGACCGGTCACCCTGCGGCACGGGGACGGCCGCTAAAATGGCGCTGCTCCACCATTATAAAAAAATAGACATGCACCAGCCCTATAAAAATCTGAGCCCCCTGGATACAGCCTTTGAGGCCGAACTGGTTGAAAAGACGAACATCGGCCGGACCACCGCCTATGTCACCCGCATCAAGGGCCGGGCATGGATCACCGGGCGCCATCATTTTTACCTCTCACCTTCCGACCCCTTTGAAAAAGGATATCTGATCTAA